One segment of Streptomyces sp. NBC_00576 DNA contains the following:
- a CDS encoding MFS transporter, producing the protein MTDDSPAAEQPPSGLRALLPDLSPWRASVDFRKLWLSGLITNFGSFLTFVALPVQMKELTGSAAAVGAIGAVELVPLIVFGLYGGALADAADKRKLILWTEAGQGVLCAVLLVNAVLPDPLIWPLFLVAALTSALGSVQRPALDSLMPRIVAHEHLPAAASLNSLRWTVGGVAGPALAGVVVAYAGLGWAYAVDLVTFAVSMLFVIGLASSPASHEAAKPSLRSIAEGARYAWNRKELLGTYAIDLAAMFLAMPLAVLPFLADELDAEWSLGLMYAAIPAGSLFVSLTSGWTSRVHRHGRMVVIAAAGWGLAIAASGVVGNVWLVLLFLLLGGCFDMVSGIFRGAMWNQTIPDELRGRLAGIELLSYSVGPQLGQVRAGGVAAWRGVRASVWSGGLACVAGVGLLAVCLPGLMRYDVRTNEHAVRLRRQREEAAA; encoded by the coding sequence GTGACAGACGACTCCCCCGCAGCCGAGCAACCTCCCTCCGGCCTTCGTGCCCTCCTCCCCGACCTCTCCCCCTGGCGGGCCTCCGTCGATTTCCGGAAGCTCTGGTTGTCGGGGCTGATCACCAACTTCGGGAGTTTTCTGACCTTCGTCGCGCTGCCGGTGCAGATGAAGGAGCTGACCGGGTCCGCCGCCGCGGTAGGGGCGATCGGGGCCGTGGAGTTGGTCCCGTTGATCGTGTTCGGGCTGTACGGCGGGGCGCTGGCCGACGCGGCGGACAAGCGGAAGCTGATCCTGTGGACGGAGGCGGGGCAGGGGGTGCTGTGCGCCGTGCTCCTCGTGAACGCGGTGCTGCCCGATCCGCTGATCTGGCCCCTGTTCCTGGTCGCCGCGCTCACCTCCGCCCTCGGGTCGGTGCAGCGGCCGGCGCTGGATTCGCTGATGCCGCGGATCGTCGCCCATGAGCATCTGCCGGCCGCCGCGTCGCTCAACTCCCTGCGGTGGACGGTCGGCGGGGTCGCGGGGCCGGCCCTCGCCGGGGTGGTCGTGGCGTACGCCGGGCTCGGGTGGGCGTACGCCGTCGATCTCGTCACCTTCGCGGTGTCCATGCTGTTCGTCATCGGACTCGCCTCCTCCCCCGCGTCCCACGAGGCGGCGAAGCCGTCGCTGCGGTCCATCGCGGAGGGCGCCCGGTACGCGTGGAACCGTAAGGAGCTCCTCGGGACGTACGCCATCGATCTCGCCGCGATGTTCCTCGCGATGCCGCTCGCCGTGCTGCCGTTCCTCGCCGACGAACTGGACGCCGAGTGGTCGCTCGGCCTGATGTACGCGGCGATCCCGGCCGGTTCACTGTTCGTGAGCCTCACCAGCGGCTGGACCTCACGGGTGCACCGGCACGGACGGATGGTGGTGATCGCGGCGGCGGGGTGGGGGCTGGCGATAGCCGCGTCCGGGGTCGTCGGCAATGTATGGCTGGTGCTGCTGTTCCTGCTCCTTGGCGGCTGTTTCGACATGGTCAGCGGGATCTTCCGCGGCGCGATGTGGAACCAGACGATCCCTGACGAGCTGCGCGGACGCCTCGCCGGCATCGAACTGCTCTCCTACTCCGTCGGCCCTCAGCTCGGCCAGGTCAGGGCCGGTGGCGTGGCCGCGTGGCGCGGGGTACGGGCGTCCGTGTGGTCGGGCGGCCTCGCGTGTGTGGCCGGGGTGGGGCTGCTGGCCGTGTGCCTGCCGGGCCTGATGCGGTACGACGTCCGGACGAACGAGCACGCGGTACGGCTGCGAAGGCAGCGGGAGGAGGCTGCCGCGTGA